The following are encoded together in the Citrus sinensis cultivar Valencia sweet orange chromosome 1, DVS_A1.0, whole genome shotgun sequence genome:
- the LOC102616733 gene encoding pathogenesis-related thaumatin-like protein 3.5 has translation MLTITSWPFLAAFLLFGSLFFLPSHGSTFTITNNCPYTIWPGTLAGSGTPQLLTTGFQLESGQSVRIPSVPGWSGRIWARTGCSFDEFGVGSCQTGDCGGRLQCDGSGATPPASLFEITLGKGNDKDFYDVSIVDGYNLPLVAEPRGVYGACNATGCASDINMGCPKELQVVGGEGTREGEVIACKSACEAFGLDQYCCSGEFANPTTCRPSFYSSIFKRACPSAYSYAFDDGTSTFTCKAYDYAIIFCPNTSSRGFKGSNGSLSPPSIQDPSSTKTQQMVSSSNNLHLQPLRVSIFIFLVLVL, from the exons ATGCTGACAATAACGTCATGGCCATTCCTTGCTGCCTTTCTTCTTTTCggttctctcttcttcttacCCTCTCACGGTTCTACATTCACCATAACAAATAACTGCCCATATACCATATGGCCTGGTACACTTGCTGGTTCAGGGACCCCTCAGCTTCTAACAACCGGCTTCCAGTTGGAATCAGGGCAAAGCGTAAGAATTCCATCTGTTCCGGGATGGTCTGGTCGGATTTGGGCAAGAACAGGATGCAGTTTTGACGAGTTTGGAGTTGGATCTTGTCAAACTGGGGACTGTGGAGGAAGACTCCAATGTGATGGTAGTGGTGCTACCCCACCTGCATCACTCTTCGAAATAACCCTCGGCAAGGGCAATGACAAAGATTTTTATGATGTAAGCATTGTTGACGGCTACAACCTCCCTCTTGTTGCTGAACCACGTGGAGTTTATGGTGCTTGTAACGCCACAGGCTGCGCTTCAGATATCAACATGG GTTGCCCAAAAGAACTTCAAGTGGTGGGTGGAGAAGGTACAAGGGAAGGGGAAGTGATTGCATGTAAGAGTGCATGTGAAGCATTTGGATTAGATCAATACTGCTGTAGCGGGGAGTTTGCTAATCCAACCACATGCCGCCCCTCCTTTTATTCATCAATTTTTAAGCGAGCTTGTCCAAGTGCATATAGCTATGCCTTCGACGATGGGACAAGCACTTTCACATGCAAGGCATATGATTATGCTATTATATTCTGCCCTAACACTAGCAGCCGCGG GTTCAAGGGATCGAACGGTTCACTTTCACCACCATCAATTCAAGATCCCAGCAGTACCAAGACTCAACAGATGGTTTCCTCATCGAATAACCTCCACCTGCAGCCCCTTAGAGtgtcaattttcattttcctggTTTTGGTTCTCTGA
- the LOC102616246 gene encoding DNA-binding protein BIN4, with the protein MSGSREESPDWLRSFQAPTHSVLTLSSDSDSDSSHNGNGDGGKNIAELTFEKHMEPFAPKSSILALSSDSESYQNSSLLREEKAFQFQEKEMDEDAALTGREEKTSVKKVSKEKSPKKGLKSPKKEKDVVNNVKRKGNNDHEDAEEDIAEKRSMLNVSTSTLPLVMSEKLQRTKALVECEGESVDLSGDMGAVGRILVPGTAEGNHEMFLDLKGTIYKTTLVPSRTFCIVSFGHSEAKIEAIMNDFIQLKPQSNVYEAETMVEGTLDGFLFDSEDESDKLAKAMPHQIDQNDGIEEQTNEKTKVKSGRAGKRGTSAGGPPQPSKRARKRTIVSKKAKAKK; encoded by the exons ATGAGCGGATCAAGGGAAGAATCTCCCGATTGGCTGCGTTCTTTCCAG GCTCCAACTCATTCTGTATTGACGTTATcatctgattctgattctgattcttcTCACAATG GGAACGGAGATGGTGGGAAAAATATTGCCGAGCTGACATTTGAGAAACATATGGAGCCTTTT GCACCAAAAAGTTCAATTTTGGCATTATCATCAGATTCTGAGTCATACCAGAATAGTAGCCTCTTAAGGGAGGAGAAAGCATTTCAGTTCcaagagaaagaaatggaCGAGGATGCAGCTCTGACTGGTAGAGAAGAAAAGACTTCAGTTAAGAAGGTTTCAAAAGAAAAGTCTCCTAAGAAAGGGCTAAAATcaccaaagaaagaaaaggatgTAGTTAATaatgtgaaaagaaaag GAAACAATGACCATGAAGATGCTGAGGAAGACATAGCGGAGAAGCGTAGTATGCTTAAT gtCTCTACCTCGACATTGCCTTTGGTGATGTCAGAGAAACTCCAACGTACTAAG GCACTCGTGGAGTGTGAAGGGGAGTCCGTAGATCTGAGTGGCGATATGGGGGCTGTTGGAAGAATACTAGTTCCTGGTACTGCTGAGGGAAACCATGAAATGTTCTTGGACTTAAAAG GAACCATATACAAAACAACATTAGTTCCTTCCAGGACATTTTGCATT gTTAGCTTTGGCCACTCAGAGGCTAAG ATAGAGGCCATCATGAATGACTTTATTCAGCTGAAGCCACAGTCTAATGTTTATGAAGCTGAGACTATGGTTGAAG GAACATTGGATGGTTTCTTATTTGATTCGGAAGATGAATCTGACAAGCTTGCTAAAGCTATGCCTCATCAAATTGATCAAAATGATGGCattgaagaacaaacaaatgagAAGACCAAAGTGAAATCT gGGCGTGCAGGAAAGAGAGGTACAAGTGCTGGAGGACCGCCACAGCCATCAAAGAGAGCAAGAAAGAGAACTATAGTTTCAAAGAAAGCTAAGGCGAAGAAATGA
- the LOC102615957 gene encoding 2-hydroxyisoflavanone dehydratase-like, with translation MAASTNKEVAKELLPLIRVYKDGSVERMMDSPYVPPTLDPDPQFGVSSKDVTISQNPAISARLYLPKLAQPHQKLTVLVYFHGSAFCFESAFSFIDHRYLNILVSQSQVLAVSIEYRLAPEHLLPAAYEDCWTAFQWVASHRNRNSINHHDHDHQNHSNVINNKEPWLLNHGDFERLFIGGDSAGGNIVHNIAMKAGEDDQESLLKEGTGVRILGAFLVHPFFWGSGPVGSESDVSDNYDHKKRLEYLIWEFVYPTAPGGIDNPMINPVGSGKPSLAKLACSRMLVCVAGKDSLRDRGVLYVNAVKGSGFGGEVEFFEVKGEDHVFHITNPDSENAKKMFNRLASFLTK, from the coding sequence ATGGCTGCTTCAACAAACAAAGAAGTAGCCAAAGAGCTCCTCCCACTGATCAGAGTCTACAAAGATGGGTCAGTTGAGCGGATGATGGATTCACCCTACGTGCCTCCAACGCTTGACCCGGATCCTCAATTCGGGGTCTCGTCAAAAGACGTAACCATCTCTCAAAACCCCGCCATATCCGCTCGCCTCTACCTCCCAAAACTCGCCCAACCCCATCAAAAACTCACCGTTTTGGTCTACTTCCACGGCAGCGCCTTCTGCTTCGAGTCCGCTTTCTCATTTATTGACCACAGGTACCTCAACATCTTGGTCTCTCAGTCTCAAGTACTCGCAGTCTCCATTGAATACAGGCTAGCCCCAGAACACCTTCTTCCCGCAGCATATGAAGACTGCTGGACTGCTTTTCAATGGGTCGCTTCTCATCGTAACCGTAACAGTATCAATCATCATGATCATGATCATCAAAACCACTCCAATGTTATTAATAACAAGGAGCCCTGGTTATTGAACCACGGAGATTTTGAGAGACTCTTTATTGGTGGTGACAGCGCCGGAGGCAATATAGTTCATAACATAGCTATGAAAGCAGGCGAGGATGATCAAGAGTCTTTATTGAAGGAGGGCACTGGTGTTCGGATTTTGGGAGCATTTCTAGTGCACCCTTTCTTCTGGGGCTCCGGTCCAGTTGGTTCAGAATCAGATGTTAGTGATAATTATGATCACAAGAAGCGTTTGGAATATTTGATTTGGGAATTTGTTTATCCAACGGCGCCTGGTGGTATTGATAATCCGATGATCAATCCTGTTGGTTCAGGTAAGCCGAGTTTGGCTAAGCTTGCTTGTTCGAGGATGCTGGTCTGCGTTGCTGGGAAGGATTCGCTGAGGGACAGAGGTGTTTTGTATGTTAATGCTGTGAAGGGAAGTGGGTTTGGAGGAGAAGTGGAGTTTTTTGAAGTGAAGGGAGAGGATCATGTTTTCCATATCACCAATCCTGACTCTGAAAATGCTAAGAAAATGTTCAACCGCTTGGCCTCTTTTCTTACCAAATAA
- the LOC102615654 gene encoding 40S ribosomal protein S16 gives MATAAPKTESVQCFGRKKTAVAVTYCKRGRGLIKINGCPIELVEPEILRFKAFEPILLLGRHRFNGVDMRIRVKGGGHTSQIYAIRQSIAKALVAFYQKYVDEQSKKEIKDILVRYDRTLLVADPRRCEPKKFGGRGARARFQKSYR, from the coding sequence ATGGCTACTGCTGCTCCTAAAACCGAGTCCGTGCAATGCTTCGGCCGCAAGAAGACGGCGGTGGCAGTAACCTACTGCAAGCGCGGCCGCGGCTTGATCAAGATCAACGGCTGCCCAATCGAGCTTGTGGAGCCAGAGATCCTGCGTTTCAAGGCCTTCGAGCCGATCCTATTGCTCGGACGACACCGTTTCAACGGAGTAGACATGAGGATCCGCGTCAAGGGCGGAGGCCACACATCTCAGATCTACGCTATACGCCAGAGCATCGCCAAGGCCTTGGTCGCGTTTTATCAGAAGTACGTGGACGAACAGAGCAAGAAGGAGATAAAAGACATTCTGGTTAGGTACGATAGGACTTTGCTTGTGGCTGATCCTAGACGCTGTGAGCCTAAGAAGTTCGGAGGACGCGGCGCCAGGGCTAGGTTCCAGAAATCTTACCGTTGA